In Pedobacter sp. W3I1, one DNA window encodes the following:
- a CDS encoding discoidin domain-containing protein yields MQGRNKGKVLADKNADDNILNNAFDGDVTTFYKASNNNTNIVIDYGQKTVLEQVKITPKLNDSPNASIVAGRKYELNYWANGYWKPIFTVVPDTNTITFNGLPKKGLFLLKALSRSDESRIFTIDGGKQKWF; encoded by the coding sequence ATGCAAGGCAGAAATAAGGGAAAAGTGTTGGCAGACAAAAATGCCGATGACAATATTCTTAATAATGCTTTTGATGGAGATGTAACAACTTTCTATAAAGCGAGCAATAATAACACAAATATAGTAATTGATTATGGTCAGAAGACGGTGTTGGAACAAGTTAAAATAACTCCAAAACTTAACGACTCCCCCAATGCCTCAATAGTTGCTGGGAGGAAGTATGAACTTAACTACTGGGCAAACGGGTATTGGAAACCGATTTTTACCGTTGTGCCAGATACGAACACCATTACATTTAATGGGCTGCCAAAGAAAGGATTATTCCTTTTAAAGGCACTTTCCAGATCCGACGAAAGCAGGATTTTTACAATAGACGGCGGAAAACAAAAATGGTTTTAA
- a CDS encoding sugar-binding domain-containing protein, with amino-acid sequence MKLNKILLLSTIVISLLNSCTEKHFADSEILLDGAWRVKTSDSIKYSTSAYEDSTWIEIDEQKPLDVQGFRDYDGIVWYRYHVVIPSSVKNKAVMKKISFHLGQIDDSDRFYLNGHLIGSNGELGLNPADSLKSFAQVSRVYEMDINDKRILWDRENTIAIRVVDFGGGLGMNSPAFITTSHIKLRNLLSTSFNTKWKFIMADSINFSREDYDDKKWTIIDAGQEWETAGFPDYDGYAWYRQCFDVPKSLTKYFTDQTVLEFNLGKIDDYDQVYLNGQLIGENNKDIHSLKQDLNNNFKKGNSWANTPRRYRISVDDPRFHRHSSNLIAIRVFDSGGGGGMIERPGSVKIVSPDEQLLLDYSKFLSINKANKLDTVVLIKNRASSSFTGSVSYSFWKKKTKELFAVGASRIVLKPMDSTWFRISVPQTLDELHFSFKVSDAKDAVLISERKNIPFVLKN; translated from the coding sequence ATGAAATTGAATAAAATTCTACTCTTGTCAACTATTGTGATTTCCCTTTTGAATTCGTGTACAGAGAAACATTTTGCTGATTCCGAGATATTGCTGGACGGGGCCTGGAGAGTCAAGACCTCTGACTCTATTAAGTATTCAACGTCCGCTTATGAGGACAGTACATGGATTGAAATTGATGAACAAAAGCCCTTGGATGTCCAGGGATTTAGGGACTATGATGGGATTGTCTGGTACCGTTATCATGTTGTAATTCCCTCATCGGTTAAAAATAAGGCAGTCATGAAAAAGATTAGTTTTCATCTGGGCCAAATTGATGATAGTGACCGATTCTATCTAAATGGGCATTTGATCGGAAGCAATGGAGAGCTTGGACTAAATCCAGCGGACAGTTTGAAAAGTTTTGCGCAGGTTAGCCGAGTTTATGAAATGGATATCAATGATAAGAGAATATTATGGGACAGAGAAAATACTATAGCCATCCGTGTAGTTGATTTTGGTGGCGGACTCGGGATGAATTCACCTGCTTTTATTACCACATCCCACATCAAGCTCAGGAATTTATTAAGTACTTCTTTTAACACCAAGTGGAAGTTCATAATGGCAGACTCCATTAATTTTTCACGGGAGGACTACGATGATAAAAAGTGGACAATAATCGATGCGGGTCAAGAATGGGAGACGGCGGGATTTCCTGACTACGATGGTTACGCATGGTATCGTCAGTGCTTTGATGTTCCAAAATCCTTAACAAAATATTTTACTGACCAGACTGTGCTTGAGTTCAACCTTGGTAAAATAGATGATTATGATCAGGTTTACCTTAATGGTCAACTGATCGGCGAAAACAATAAAGATATTCATAGCCTGAAACAGGATCTTAACAATAACTTTAAAAAGGGAAATTCCTGGGCAAATACTCCCAGAAGGTACCGTATTTCCGTTGACGATCCACGCTTTCACAGGCATTCTAGCAATCTGATTGCGATCAGAGTATTCGACAGCGGTGGTGGAGGTGGAATGATCGAACGCCCGGGATCTGTAAAAATCGTAAGTCCTGATGAACAACTATTACTCGATTATTCAAAATTTCTCAGCATAAACAAAGCAAATAAGCTCGATACAGTTGTTTTGATCAAAAATAGGGCTTCCTCAAGTTTTACGGGCTCTGTTTCGTATTCCTTTTGGAAGAAGAAAACTAAAGAATTATTTGCAGTTGGTGCCAGCAGGATCGTACTTAAACCTATGGATTCAACATGGTTTCGAATCAGCGTTCCTCAGACGTTGGATGAGCTGCATTTTTCATTCAAGGTATCTGATGCTAAAGATGCCGTCTTGATATCAGAGAGAAAGAACATCCCATTTGTATTAAAAAATTAA
- a CDS encoding TolC family protein, with product MKHTLLILSLFGIMFLSSTDTIAQLQTLGEVIARAKNNSTSAKIATSLKENRNYLYESYKATLKPQLSLSGNIADFSSDFFGVRQPDGSLIFLPRKQNYSNIGLSLSQQIGLTGGLLAVNSNLTRFDDFSRKEMQYSGNPFTVSLNQPLFAFNSFKWDRKIEPLKLEEAEKEYVRKVEILSLTVTKLYFDVLDAQGDYTLAKKNLQNQKEILEIENQKIKFGTTTKDKILQLEIQLLKSTQALALAEVKIRTSVFNLQSFIGDKDLDVSRLVLPEILPKLNITPKTAVENARKNRSEFTTFRIRQLEAKRDLDQAKRDRFKINLTTSFGYSNIGETLPLLYKRPNSQRALTIGVSIPVLDWGRTKGKISIANSNLNTNLYTVEQEEIAIISEVNNIVENMNLILENIEISRKTEAVTEERYTLVMDRFRYGKVTVTDLNIAIDERDTAKRAYIGSLRRYWESYYEIRSLILSNLND from the coding sequence ATGAAACATACGCTTCTCATATTGTCTCTCTTCGGTATTATGTTTTTGTCATCCACTGACACGATAGCACAACTCCAGACTTTGGGTGAGGTGATCGCCAGGGCTAAAAATAATTCTACTTCTGCGAAAATCGCTACTAGTCTAAAGGAAAACAGAAATTATCTTTATGAAAGTTACAAAGCCACTTTGAAACCCCAATTATCCCTTTCTGGCAATATAGCAGATTTTAGTAGTGATTTTTTTGGTGTAAGACAGCCGGACGGCTCACTTATTTTTTTACCAAGGAAGCAAAATTACAGTAACATCGGGCTAAGTTTATCGCAGCAAATAGGGCTTACCGGAGGTCTATTGGCAGTAAACAGCAACCTTACCCGCTTCGATGATTTCAGCCGTAAGGAAATGCAGTACTCTGGTAATCCGTTTACAGTAAGTCTTAACCAGCCATTGTTTGCCTTCAATAGCTTTAAATGGGATAGAAAGATAGAGCCACTTAAACTAGAGGAAGCAGAAAAAGAATATGTAAGGAAGGTTGAGATACTTTCACTTACCGTAACTAAGCTCTACTTTGATGTGCTCGATGCCCAGGGTGATTATACTTTAGCAAAGAAAAATCTTCAAAATCAGAAAGAAATTTTAGAGATAGAAAATCAGAAAATAAAATTTGGTACCACGACCAAAGATAAAATCCTGCAACTTGAAATTCAGCTTTTGAAGTCGACGCAGGCTCTTGCGCTTGCAGAGGTAAAAATAAGAACATCTGTCTTTAATCTACAAAGTTTTATAGGTGATAAGGATCTTGACGTTTCCAGGCTGGTACTTCCTGAGATTTTGCCGAAATTGAATATTACACCAAAGACGGCAGTTGAAAACGCCAGGAAGAATCGTTCTGAGTTTACAACTTTTAGAATTAGGCAATTAGAAGCAAAAAGAGATCTGGATCAGGCTAAGAGAGATCGCTTTAAGATAAATCTTACTACCTCTTTCGGCTATAGCAATATAGGGGAAACCTTGCCTCTATTATACAAAAGGCCGAATAGTCAACGGGCTCTTACAATAGGTGTAAGTATACCCGTCTTGGACTGGGGCAGGACCAAGGGGAAAATAAGTATTGCAAATTCGAATCTAAACACAAACCTATATACTGTTGAACAGGAAGAAATCGCGATCATCAGTGAGGTCAATAATATTGTAGAAAATATGAATTTAATATTGGAAAATATTGAAATATCTAGAAAAACGGAAGCAGTTACCGAGGAAAGGTACACGCTTGTTATGGATCGCTTTAGATATGGTAAAGTGACAGTAACTGATTTGAATATCGCAATCGATGAACGTGATACTGCAAAGCGGGCATACATCGGTTCGTTGCGGAGATATTGGGAATCGTACTATGAGATACGGTCATTAATTTTATCTAACCTCAATGACTAG